In the Aeromicrobium fastidiosum genome, CGACGTCGTCGAAGCTGTGGTCGGAGACCGCCCCGGCGGGAGCGAGCTCGTGGGGCGACCGCCACGAGCACGTCGCGACGACGGTGACGTCGCGGCGCGCAGCCCAGCGCTTCTCGAGCCGGCGCACCGACTCGACCTGACCCACCAGGATCGTCGGCGTGCGGCGGAGCACCTGGCGGTGCACGATCGCGGAGACTCCGAGGAGCGCCGGTCCAGCGAGCACCGCGACCATCGCGCGACGCGCGGTCGGCGTGCTGTCGAATCCGGCGATGACCAGCGACACCGTCGCCACGCCCAGCAGCTCGACGAGTCGCGTCGACGGCTTGAACGACCGCGCCCGTTCGAAGGCCGGCAGCGCCGCGAAGCTGTAGAGCAGCCACGCACCCACGACCGCGACGACACCGGACGTCCACTCCTGCGGCAGGTCGAAGCGCTCGGCGGCCAGGAACCACGCGCCGGCCAGCGCCGCGACGTACCCCACGACGCCCTGGCGCAGGATCGCCCCGCCCACGCGGCTCAGTGCGATGGGCCGCCGGGCGGTCGACGCACGATCCGTGCGCAGCCCGCGCAGGGGCTGGTTGATGTTGAGGACGGCCATCAGATGCCCTTGCCGACGAGGTTGGCGACCCGGGCGACGAGACGGGCCGACAGCAGCCGGTAGGAGATCAGCAGCCCCAGCCACGCCCGGACGTTGAGCGGCTGCAGCCGCAACGAGCGACGCAGCCACGTGCGCGCCTGGCGACCCGATCCGTCGGCGGCGAGGGCGAACCCGATCTGCGAGCTGATGCGGGAGCGCGCGTAGTCGTCCGCCTGCAGCTCGGGGTGCTTGTCGAGCAGGTAGATGTGTCCTGCCGCGTAGGGGCCCCAGTGACCGTAGAAGTACGACTCGCCGGACCACCGGACCGACACGAGGGGGGTGTTGACCAGCCGGATGACCGAGTGCCGGGACGTGGCCAGCAGCACGTCGTAGTCCTCGCCGTGGGCACCCGGCAGCTGCTCGTCGATCATGCCGACCTCGTCGAGCACCTCGCGGCGGAAGACGAAGCTGCTCGAGTGCAGTCCCGCGATGCGGTCGTGCACCAGATCGCCGTGCGTCACGACCGCGTGCGGCACGAGCCGGTCATGGCGCCGCCGGCCGTCGTCGACCTGCATCGCGGAGCCGACGAGCCCGGACTCGGGGTGCCGCTCGAAGACCGTCATCTGGGCATCGAGCTTGCCGGGCATCCAGACGTCGTCGTCGTCGAGGAAGGCCACGAACTCGTGGCTCGCCGCGAGGATGCCGCTGTTGCGCGCCCCGGCGAGGCCCCGCACACGGTCGTTGCGGATGCCCCTCAACGTCCGGTGCGCCGGCAGGGCGAGCTGGGGCAGCTCGACCTCGCAGGCGTCGAAGACGACGATGATCTCGATGTCGCCCCGATAGGTCTGGGCGACGATGCTCTCGACGGCCTCGCGCATGCGTTCAGGGCGACGATGGGTCGGCACGACGGCGGTGACCGAGGCCGGGAGATCGGTCGCGAGCGGTGCGACGTGCTCGTCGAACATGATCACTCGCCGCCACCACCGGCGAGGAAGCTGCGCAGCATCGAGCTGGACGTGTGACGGGTGTACGGGAAGTAGACGACCTCGACGCCGACACCGGCCATCTCGCGCTCCAGCCGGTACCCCTTGGGGGTGCCCTGCCAGTCGGTGCCCTTGAAGATCGCGTCGAACGGACGCTGCTGCCACACGGCCAGCTTGTTCTCGGACCGGTCGATGACGACCTCGTCGACGATGCCGAGCGCCGAGATGATGTCGATCCGCTCGTCGCACGGGACGACCGAGGGACGGCCCTTCAGCTGCTCGACGTACTCGTCGCTGGCCACTCCCACGACCAGGTGGCGGCACTGGTTGCGTGCCCGGCGGAGCAGGTTGAGGTGGCCGACGTGGAACATGTCGAAGACCCCGCTGGAGTAGCCGACGTCGAACGTGGGGCGTGCATCGGTCACGGGGGTCCTCGTCCTTCACTAGGTCTCTGGATGGAAGAGGCCCCCCGGGCCCGATCGTGACGGCGTCACGACAACTTTCGCCTACGGCGCGGTCGGCTCCGCCTGCCCGAGCTCGAGCGACACCGGCAGGTCGGCGCTGGGATCGATCTCGACCTCGATCGGCCCCAGCGTGGCCTTGGCGCGCAGCTGGTCGAGGCCGGCCAGCGTCGCGGGAGTCGTCACCTGGAGGTCCACCGGCGGGGTCGACGGCCGGGGAGGCACCACGGGATCGGTCCCCGTGGAGGCAGGCGTCACGGCCGAGTCACCGCGCGGAGCACGAGGTTCGGTGGCGGGCTTCGACGGCACGCCGGCGGTCGCCGGCGCGGCGAGCTCGGACGCCGCCGACACGGTCCGTGGCACGTCGGCGCGCGGAGCCCGCGCGCCGGCCAGCGGCACGTCTTGCGCGACGGCCCGGACCTGGACCTGCGAGGAGGCCATCGGCTGACGCTGGGGCTCGCGCGAGGTGTGCCCGGGCACCGCGATCAGCGTCGCCGAGGCGATCGCGGCGGCGGCCGGGACGAAGGCACCGGCCAGCCCCTTCAGCAGGAAGGTCAGGTGGGCGCCGAGCGACGTCAGGGAGAGTCCCGCCAACGTCGCCGCGGCAGCCGGCACAGCGATCGCGCCGACCTCGCGGTTGACCTCCTGCAGGTCGAGGTAGATCGCCATGCAGTCGCCGCACGACTCGAGGTGCGCGTGCACCCGCTCCTGGTCGCGGGCGGACGCCGTACGACGGACGAACGCCGAGAGCTTGGACCGGTGCTCGACGCACGTGCGGCTGTCGCCGGCCTGCTCGTCCTTGACGTGCTGCTGCAGGTAGGCCTCACGCAGCCCCGCCCGAGCCCGGTAGACCAGCGCCGAGACGCTGTTGGGAGACAGCCCGAGCAACGGGCCGAGCTCGTGCGGCTTGCAGCCCTCGACGTCGAGGTGCCAGAGCACGGTCTGCCACCGGTCGGGCAGGGACTCGTACGCGGCGCGGATCGCCGACCGCTCGAAACCGTCCAGCTCACCGTTGCCGAAGGCGACCGGTGTGTCGATCTGGCGCAGGTCGTCGGTCGGCGTCACGCGCTTGCGCGCCTTGGCGCGTCGTGCGCACTCGTGACGCACCGTCGTGAACAGGTAGGCCCGGAAGGCCCGCTCGGGGCCCTTGCCGCGGCCGAGCAGGTCGAGCACCTGGGCGAAGGCCTCGGAGACGACGTCGTCGGAGTCCTCCTTCTGCCCCAGGTGCCTGGCCAGCCGATGCGCCGCGTAGCTGTAGCGGGCGAACAGCGTGGCGTAGGCCTGCTGGTGTCCTGCACGTGCCAGTGCGAGGAGCGCGCCGTCGTCGCAGTCGACGAGCGGCAGCTCTTCGCCAGACACGTTGACGGTGTCAACGTTCTGCATGTTTCATCCCCTGGATATGTGTCGTCCGTAGCCTCTGTAGAGGCGGTGGAAGATCTGTAACCGTGGTTGACGGTTTGGCCAGAATGGCATGGCCCGCGAGGGCGCGCCAGACAGGTGCCGCTCCATTTTTCACTGCAATGGGAACGAAGAATAAATAATCGACCCTCGGCCCCCATGTTGCGCGTGGTCACAAGTGACTAGTTCCTTGTGATCCCAACGGGTCACGTTGATTTTTTCTCGGTCTGACGCAGCCGCACCTGGCGGCGCACGACGTCTGTGATCTAGCACTCATGCACAAAAAACAGCGGCGAGCCGTCATACCGGCGCAGCGCGCGGCTCCCTTCTGGTAGAGGTCCCGCACCGTGACCTCGTGAGACCCAAGGACATCGCGATGGCCACACCTACTCCCCCCGTTCAGCTCACGGACCTTGCCTCCTCCCTGAGACGGCACTGGACGACCGTCGCCGCGACGGCCGTCGTCGGGCTGCTGCTCGGGATGGCCGTGTCGGTCGTGCTGCCCTCGCGCTACGACGCCACCGCGACCGTGTCGGTCAACCCCATCACCGCGGACCC is a window encoding:
- a CDS encoding glycosyltransferase family 2 protein codes for the protein MFDEHVAPLATDLPASVTAVVPTHRRPERMREAVESIVAQTYRGDIEIIVVFDACEVELPQLALPAHRTLRGIRNDRVRGLAGARNSGILAASHEFVAFLDDDDVWMPGKLDAQMTVFERHPESGLVGSAMQVDDGRRRHDRLVPHAVVTHGDLVHDRIAGLHSSSFVFRREVLDEVGMIDEQLPGAHGEDYDVLLATSRHSVIRLVNTPLVSVRWSGESYFYGHWGPYAAGHIYLLDKHPELQADDYARSRISSQIGFALAADGSGRQARTWLRRSLRLQPLNVRAWLGLLISYRLLSARLVARVANLVGKGI
- a CDS encoding adenylyltransferase/cytidyltransferase family protein, with protein sequence MTDARPTFDVGYSSGVFDMFHVGHLNLLRRARNQCRHLVVGVASDEYVEQLKGRPSVVPCDERIDIISALGIVDEVVIDRSENKLAVWQQRPFDAIFKGTDWQGTPKGYRLEREMAGVGVEVVYFPYTRHTSSSMLRSFLAGGGGE
- a CDS encoding sigma-70 family RNA polymerase sigma factor; translated protein: MQNVDTVNVSGEELPLVDCDDGALLALARAGHQQAYATLFARYSYAAHRLARHLGQKEDSDDVVSEAFAQVLDLLGRGKGPERAFRAYLFTTVRHECARRAKARKRVTPTDDLRQIDTPVAFGNGELDGFERSAIRAAYESLPDRWQTVLWHLDVEGCKPHELGPLLGLSPNSVSALVYRARAGLREAYLQQHVKDEQAGDSRTCVEHRSKLSAFVRRTASARDQERVHAHLESCGDCMAIYLDLQEVNREVGAIAVPAAAATLAGLSLTSLGAHLTFLLKGLAGAFVPAAAAIASATLIAVPGHTSREPQRQPMASSQVQVRAVAQDVPLAGARAPRADVPRTVSAASELAAPATAGVPSKPATEPRAPRGDSAVTPASTGTDPVVPPRPSTPPVDLQVTTPATLAGLDQLRAKATLGPIEVEIDPSADLPVSLELGQAEPTAP